The Raphanus sativus cultivar WK10039 chromosome 6, ASM80110v3, whole genome shotgun sequence sequence CTCCCATTTAATTTGGCAGATGGGGTATACGCTTTTTTAGGGCTGGTTGCCGGTCGAACCCGCGAACCCGCggatttcagttttgttttggtcaaaaatatgacatgcataacccgcaaacaaataatttgtactggCACCCGCCCATTAAATTTGGCAGTTATCAGcgggttataaatttttataaaataattatttaatttaattaatataaaatatatatttataataaaaattatatatttttaaaatttaattttttaaaaattaccatattttttaaaaaaaattacttttcttttcattttttaaatgcTTTCGGGTTGGCGGGTACCtgcaatccaaaatctaccaacccaCACCCttccaaataaaatattcatactCCGTAtccgcaaatcaatttttttcaaatatatccGTCTTTTGAACCGGAACTAAACCGTAAACCAAATAcatccaattttttaaaataaaattatatacccacaaatattaattatatttagtttctaaataactatatatactaaaatactatttattaatcaaattacccaaatatttttatccataaatctaaaacaaaagttttcatatttatttatttatatgtaaacatAGTAATATAAATGCTATTAATTgttattgatattatatatatacataatggTATGAGCATGGGGAATCAAAGAATAGTTATAGATAATTATATGCCAAATACTGGCGGTTGTTATTCAAAAACGTGGGTTAtaaattgaacaaaaaatatttccctagaatataagaaagagaagttttaataaactgaaaaattaCGTGTAAGTATTGGAGTATATTTATATGTGATTAATGgtagttaattattaaaaataaaatttaaaaagtggatacaactaatatcaattggtcatgctggagaattaataaaatagatactTGCTGAGCTTATGTTACAGAAATGGTTTTCCACTTTTGCAAACCAGTAACCTCTCTTGGCGAGGTCGTGTTTTGCTTTCACAAACTTTTTCGAGAACGACAATTGGACTTAAATTACAAATCATATTCTGGGCTTCGTTCAATATTGTGTGCTATTAGAACTTAGTCCACTTAAAGGTGGTTTCAAATTTGTAAAGGATAACTCCCAGAAAACGCTGCCGTTCTGGGCTGGACTGGGCTGAtgcttttttttgtcttttaatttAATGAAGAAAGCCTTTATCTGGGCTGTTTGATTTATTAAGTTGGTTTATGATGTATTCAAGTCGAAAACAAGAAATACGAACCTTATAAAGACCCGAAATGGCaagaagaaaataacaaaaaagaaaatagataaGCAACAAAAGATTCGCAAAGCAACAGGAAAAAATCCAGCCTGTAAAAGATTTAGGAATCTCTCACTAGTattgaaaaggaaataaattatttgtatgaaagaaaaacataaacattatTACTCGTAGTGTGTAATAATACTATAAACCAAtgatttgaagaaaaaattTCATAGATGACCGTTGAACTGAATCAATTGTTATTCACTGTCACTACAGCAGAAGCCATGAATAATTAATACACTGCTAATAAACACACCataaattaattgttttatcaTAAGGAAAAAAGAATCCTAGAACACTTATTCTATTTTCTGTCGAGCTTTGAactattattctttttttagcACTTTTGAACTATTATTCAAAAGatgatattttgtatgtacTATTACTCAAAAGATGGTATTTTGTATGTTTCAGACGAAAATAAATTGACAAAAGCATTTTTCTCCACCAAAAATAAATCTCTTAATTATTTTGTGGTACGATACATCTTTTTCAGAAACCCCCTTTAGCCTTTAGGCTTCAGTTATATATAACTCTTTTGAAGCAAACttgttctctctctttctcatttttcttttcttttttctctcatatctattttttatatatatttgtttgtcTTGGTTGGATTTTGTTCTCGTGGGCTACTTGAGAGAACCTCGAGACTTGTCTTGTCTTTATGCTTCAGAAGCAAATCAAAGCATCTCCAAGATTTGCAAGCTCCATCCATGGCTGCCCTTCTTCTCCTTTTCCTTTTCCTCTTTGCAAGCTCTGCTCTCTCCCAAGGTAAACATTTCTGAAACTTATTTCTTATGAATCTTCAAATCAACTAAAGCCcatttgtttagttttataaatatctgGAATCTTTATGTTTTTGTCTGTTTCTTTGTGTGTTCTTTCGCTGGAGAAGAGATCCCTCATCTCTCTGTTATACACAGTCTTTTTATAGTACTTTTTACTAATTTGCAAATGTGTTCTTGTGCTTATTTCATGTGCAAATCTTGGTTTGTTATACATAGAAAAAACTGATATTTTCAGggaatttctttttatatgttCGATTCTAGATTCTGGGTAttctttatttcattttttacttGCAAACGAGAAAAAAGAAGACTTTACTTAATATTCTTAGTTCTTTAACAAGCTTCCatctttttaatgaaaatgaGAATCTCAAGATATTGCATCCCAGCTCATATGCTTCCAGTACTCTCTTCTGAGAAATTACATCTTGGCCAAACTGCCCTCGGAGATAGTTGAATCCATAGCCTTATTCCAAGGGCATTTTAGACTTTTGCTCACTATGTTCTGCACATACTAAGAAACTTTATGACTTTTTTTGCATTAAGCATTTGATTTTCTAAACGTTTTATTGAGAAATGGACCGACCAATTGACTGATTTTCATGCTAATTGTACTGAAATATTAAGCTAATTGTTTTCTATTATACATTTCAGATTCTTTGATCGGTGTGAACATTGGAACAGAAGTCACAGACATGCCAAGTCCAACACAAGTAGTAACACTCCTCAAATCACAAAACATCAACCGCGTCCGTCTCTACGACGCAGACCGCTCCATGCTCCTAGCCTTCGCTCACACAGGCATCCAACTCATCATCTCGGTCCCTAACGACCAGCTCCTCGGCATCAGCCAGTCAAACGCAACCGCAGCAAACTGGGTCACCAGAAACGTGGCCGCTTACTACCCCGCGACCAACATCACAACAATAGCCGTCGGCTCAGAAGTCCTCACCTCCTTACCAAACGCAGCTCCCGTCCTCGTCTCTGCCCTCAAGTACATCCAAGCCGCTCTCATCACGGCCAATCTCGACCGTCAGATCAAAGTCTCCACTCCTCACGCTTCCACCATCATTCTTGATTCTTTCCCTCCTTCCCAGGCCTTCTTCAACAAGACTTGGGATCCTGTCATCGTCCCTCTCCTCGAGTTCCTCCAGTCCACTGGATCCCCGTTGATGCTAAACGTGTACCCTTACTTCGACTACGTTCAGTCTAACGGCGTTATACCGTTGGACTACGCGCTGTTCCAGCCTCTCCAGGCCAACAAAGAAGCTGTGGACGCCAACACTTTGCTGCATTACACCAACGTGTTCGATGCGATCGTAGACGCGGCTTACTTCGCTATGTCTTACCTCAACTTCACCAACATTCCTATAGTGGTCACCGAGTCCGGCTGGCCGTCGAAAGGAGACGGTCCGGAGCACGATGCCACGGTGGAGAATGCCAACACTTACAACAGCAACTTGATACAGCACGTGATCAACAAGACCGGGACGCCGAAACACCCGGGAGTTCCCGTTGCCACCTACATATACGAGCTTTACAATGAGGATACGAGGCCTGGACCTTTGTCTGAGAAGAACTGGGGGCTGTTTCATACGAACGGGACTCCGGTCTACACGCTGCGTTTGGCTGGCGCGGGGGCCATTCTTGCGAATGATACTACGAACCAGACGTTTTGTGTGGCGAAGGAGAGGGTTGATAAGAAGATGCTTCAGGCGGCTCTTGATTGGGCTTGCGGTCCAGGGAAGGTTGATTGCTCGGAGTTGATGCAGGGTGAATCTTGCTATGAGCCTGACGATGTGGTTGCTCATTCTAGTTATGCGTTTAATGCTTATTACCAGAAGATGGGGAAAGCTTCGGGGAGCTGTGACTTCAAAGGAGTTGCTACGGTTACTACCACTGATCCAAGTAATGTGAAAAACGTTACTCTCTTTCACCTCTTTGTTCTGTTACTGATCCATGTTGTTCTGATTCTCTCTGCA is a genomic window containing:
- the LOC108812167 gene encoding glucan endo-1,3-beta-glucosidase 3; this translates as MAALLLLFLFLFASSALSQDSLIGVNIGTEVTDMPSPTQVVTLLKSQNINRVRLYDADRSMLLAFAHTGIQLIISVPNDQLLGISQSNATAANWVTRNVAAYYPATNITTIAVGSEVLTSLPNAAPVLVSALKYIQAALITANLDRQIKVSTPHASTIILDSFPPSQAFFNKTWDPVIVPLLEFLQSTGSPLMLNVYPYFDYVQSNGVIPLDYALFQPLQANKEAVDANTLLHYTNVFDAIVDAAYFAMSYLNFTNIPIVVTESGWPSKGDGPEHDATVENANTYNSNLIQHVINKTGTPKHPGVPVATYIYELYNEDTRPGPLSEKNWGLFHTNGTPVYTLRLAGAGAILANDTTNQTFCVAKERVDKKMLQAALDWACGPGKVDCSELMQGESCYEPDDVVAHSSYAFNAYYQKMGKASGSCDFKGVATVTTTDPSRGTCVFPGSAKSNQTLGHNTTALAPSANSTTSGCIPHHYHPHASSVNLTLLSLLLLIALVFL